From a region of the Arachis ipaensis cultivar K30076 chromosome B09, Araip1.1, whole genome shotgun sequence genome:
- the LOC107618371 gene encoding phosphoribosylaminoimidazole carboxylase, chloroplastic isoform X1 — MLQSVRTFSGFGFRPCLHHHHPCTKAAATTSSSSAISLGFFMEQTSLPPFSSLKLKHSQQAQLIFQASQDPVSLSNDELPVRGLSEVIVGVLGGGQLGRMLCQAASQMAIKVIVLDPQENCPASSLSYHHMVGSFDDSATVEEFAKRCGVLTVEIEHVDVATLEKLEKQGVDCQPKASTIRIIQDKYLQKVHFSQNGIPLPEFMQIDDLEGAKKVGELFGYPLMIKSRRLAYDGRGNAVAKTENELPSAVDALGGFSRGLYAEKWAPFVKELAVIVARERNNSISCYPVVETIHRDNICHIVKAPANVKWKIRERAAEVACRAVRSLEGAGVFAVELFLTDDGQILLNEVAPRPHNSGHHTIESCYTSQFEQHLRAVVGLPLGDSSLKTLAAIMYNILGEEEGELGFRLAHQLIRRALIVPGASVHWYDKPEMRKQRKMGHITIVGNSLGNIESDLATIVEGKRLDDKSAVTPRVGIIMGSDSDLPVMKSAAEFLEMFDVPHEVRIVSAHRTPELMFSYASSAHERGIQVIIAGAGGAAHLPGMVAALTPLPVVGVPVRASTLDGIDSLLSIVQMPRGVPVATVAVNNATNAGLLAVRILSVADDNLRSRMSQYLEDQKQMVLKKGDKLQNEGWQSYLDS, encoded by the exons ATGCTTCAGAGTGTGCGCACCTTCTCCGGTTTTGGCTTCAGGCCTtgccttcatcatcatcatccttgtACCaaagcagcagcaacaacaagtAGTTCTTCAGCTATCTCACTTGGCTTCTTCATGGAGCAAACCTctcttcctcctttttcttctttgaagTTGAAGCACTCTCAGCAGGCCCAACTCATTTTCCAAGCATCACAAGATCCTGTTTCCCTAAG CAATGATGAATTGCCGGTCCGCGGACTGTCAGAAGTGATTGTTGGGGTTCTGGGAGGAGGCCAATTGGGTCGCATGTTATGTCAAGCTGCTTCTCAGATGGCAATCAAAGTCATAGTCCTAGATCCACAGGAGAACTGCCCTGCAAGTTCCCTGTCTTATCATCATATGGTTGGAAGCTTTGATGACAGTGCTACTGTCGAGGAATTCGCAAAGAG GTGTGGAGTATTGACGGTTGAAATTGAACATGTTGATGTTGCTACATTGGAAAAGCTTGAGAAACAAGGAGTTGACTGCCAACCCAAAGCCTCTACTATAAGAATTATTCAG GATAAGTATCTGCAAAAGGTTCATTTCTCACAGAATGGAATTCCACTTCCTGAATTTATGCAG ATAGATGACCTCGAAGGTGCCAAGAAAGTAGGGGAACTCTTTGGCTATCCTCTAATGATTAAGAGTAGGAGATTAGCTTATGATGGGCGAGGAAATGCTGTTGCTAAAACTGAAAATGAACTTCCCTCTGCTGTGGATG CTCTTGGAGGATTCAGCCGAGGTTTATATGCTGAGAAATGGGCACCTTTTGTTAAG GAGCTAGCTGTGATTGTGGCAAGAGAAAGAAACAATTCTATTTCATGTTATCCTGTTGTTGAAACTATTCACAG GGACAATATATGTCACATAGTTAAGGCTCCAGCTAATGTGAAATGGAAGATTAGAGAGCGTGCTGCTGAAGTTGCATGCCGTGCTGTTAGATCACTAGAAGGTGCTGGTGTGTTTGCAGTTGAATTGTTCTTGACAGACGATGGACAG ATTCTATTAAATGAAGTAGCTCCTAGACCTCACAATAGCGGGCATCATACAATTGAATCTTGCTATACCTCTCAATTTGAACAACATTTGCGCGCTGTTGTTGGTCTTCCACTTGGTGATTCCTCATTGAAAACTCTAGCTGCCATCATGTACAATATACTAGGTGAAGAAGAG GGGGAGCTTGGTTTTCGTTTAGCTCATCAATTGATCAGAAGGGCATTGATTGTTCCTGGTGCTTCTGTTCATTGGTACGATAAACCAG AAATGAGAAAGCAAAGGAAGATGGGCCATATCACCATTGTTGGAAATTCTTTAGGAAATATTGAAAGTGATCTTGCTACAATAGTAGAAGGGAAAAGGTTAGATGACAAGTCTGCTG TAACTCCACGTGTGGGGATCATCATGGGTTCTGATTCAGATCTTCCTGTTATGAAGAGTGCTGCTGAGTTCTTGGAGATGTTTGATGTTCCTCATGAG GTAAGAATAGTGTCAGCTCATCGAACTCCGGAACTGATGTTTTCTTATGCCTCCTCTGCTCATGAACGAGGCATACAAGTTATTATTGCTGGCGCTGGTGGCGCAGCTCACTTGCCCG GTATGGTTGCTGCTCTTACTCCTCTGCCTGTCGTAGGTGTTCCTGTGCGTGCTTCAACCCTAGATGGAATAGATTCACTCTTGTCAATTGTCCAG ATGCCGAGAGGTGTCCCTGTCGCCACCGTTGCAGTCAACAATGCCACTAATGCTGGATTGCTCGCAGTGAGGATTTTAAGTGTTGCTGATGATAACCTTCGATCGAG GATGAGCCAATACCTAGAAGACCAAAAGCAAATGGTATTGAAGAAAGGAGATAAGTTACAAAACGAAGGTTGGCAATCTTACTTAGATAGTTGA
- the LOC107618371 gene encoding phosphoribosylaminoimidazole carboxylase, chloroplastic isoform X2: MLQSVRTFSGFGFRPCLHHHHPCTKAAATTSSSSAISLGFFMEQTSLPPFSSLKLKHSQQAQLIFQASQDPVSLSNDELPVRGLSEVIVGVLGGGQLGRMLCQAASQMAIKVIVLDPQENCPASSLSYHHMVGSFDDSATVEEFAKRCGVLTVEIEHVDVATLEKLEKQGVDCQPKASTIRIIQIDDLEGAKKVGELFGYPLMIKSRRLAYDGRGNAVAKTENELPSAVDALGGFSRGLYAEKWAPFVKELAVIVARERNNSISCYPVVETIHRDNICHIVKAPANVKWKIRERAAEVACRAVRSLEGAGVFAVELFLTDDGQILLNEVAPRPHNSGHHTIESCYTSQFEQHLRAVVGLPLGDSSLKTLAAIMYNILGEEEGELGFRLAHQLIRRALIVPGASVHWYDKPEMRKQRKMGHITIVGNSLGNIESDLATIVEGKRLDDKSAVTPRVGIIMGSDSDLPVMKSAAEFLEMFDVPHEVRIVSAHRTPELMFSYASSAHERGIQVIIAGAGGAAHLPGMVAALTPLPVVGVPVRASTLDGIDSLLSIVQMPRGVPVATVAVNNATNAGLLAVRILSVADDNLRSRMSQYLEDQKQMVLKKGDKLQNEGWQSYLDS; the protein is encoded by the exons ATGCTTCAGAGTGTGCGCACCTTCTCCGGTTTTGGCTTCAGGCCTtgccttcatcatcatcatccttgtACCaaagcagcagcaacaacaagtAGTTCTTCAGCTATCTCACTTGGCTTCTTCATGGAGCAAACCTctcttcctcctttttcttctttgaagTTGAAGCACTCTCAGCAGGCCCAACTCATTTTCCAAGCATCACAAGATCCTGTTTCCCTAAG CAATGATGAATTGCCGGTCCGCGGACTGTCAGAAGTGATTGTTGGGGTTCTGGGAGGAGGCCAATTGGGTCGCATGTTATGTCAAGCTGCTTCTCAGATGGCAATCAAAGTCATAGTCCTAGATCCACAGGAGAACTGCCCTGCAAGTTCCCTGTCTTATCATCATATGGTTGGAAGCTTTGATGACAGTGCTACTGTCGAGGAATTCGCAAAGAG GTGTGGAGTATTGACGGTTGAAATTGAACATGTTGATGTTGCTACATTGGAAAAGCTTGAGAAACAAGGAGTTGACTGCCAACCCAAAGCCTCTACTATAAGAATTATTCAG ATAGATGACCTCGAAGGTGCCAAGAAAGTAGGGGAACTCTTTGGCTATCCTCTAATGATTAAGAGTAGGAGATTAGCTTATGATGGGCGAGGAAATGCTGTTGCTAAAACTGAAAATGAACTTCCCTCTGCTGTGGATG CTCTTGGAGGATTCAGCCGAGGTTTATATGCTGAGAAATGGGCACCTTTTGTTAAG GAGCTAGCTGTGATTGTGGCAAGAGAAAGAAACAATTCTATTTCATGTTATCCTGTTGTTGAAACTATTCACAG GGACAATATATGTCACATAGTTAAGGCTCCAGCTAATGTGAAATGGAAGATTAGAGAGCGTGCTGCTGAAGTTGCATGCCGTGCTGTTAGATCACTAGAAGGTGCTGGTGTGTTTGCAGTTGAATTGTTCTTGACAGACGATGGACAG ATTCTATTAAATGAAGTAGCTCCTAGACCTCACAATAGCGGGCATCATACAATTGAATCTTGCTATACCTCTCAATTTGAACAACATTTGCGCGCTGTTGTTGGTCTTCCACTTGGTGATTCCTCATTGAAAACTCTAGCTGCCATCATGTACAATATACTAGGTGAAGAAGAG GGGGAGCTTGGTTTTCGTTTAGCTCATCAATTGATCAGAAGGGCATTGATTGTTCCTGGTGCTTCTGTTCATTGGTACGATAAACCAG AAATGAGAAAGCAAAGGAAGATGGGCCATATCACCATTGTTGGAAATTCTTTAGGAAATATTGAAAGTGATCTTGCTACAATAGTAGAAGGGAAAAGGTTAGATGACAAGTCTGCTG TAACTCCACGTGTGGGGATCATCATGGGTTCTGATTCAGATCTTCCTGTTATGAAGAGTGCTGCTGAGTTCTTGGAGATGTTTGATGTTCCTCATGAG GTAAGAATAGTGTCAGCTCATCGAACTCCGGAACTGATGTTTTCTTATGCCTCCTCTGCTCATGAACGAGGCATACAAGTTATTATTGCTGGCGCTGGTGGCGCAGCTCACTTGCCCG GTATGGTTGCTGCTCTTACTCCTCTGCCTGTCGTAGGTGTTCCTGTGCGTGCTTCAACCCTAGATGGAATAGATTCACTCTTGTCAATTGTCCAG ATGCCGAGAGGTGTCCCTGTCGCCACCGTTGCAGTCAACAATGCCACTAATGCTGGATTGCTCGCAGTGAGGATTTTAAGTGTTGCTGATGATAACCTTCGATCGAG GATGAGCCAATACCTAGAAGACCAAAAGCAAATGGTATTGAAGAAAGGAGATAAGTTACAAAACGAAGGTTGGCAATCTTACTTAGATAGTTGA